A genomic window from Lycium barbarum isolate Lr01 chromosome 4, ASM1917538v2, whole genome shotgun sequence includes:
- the LOC132635215 gene encoding uncharacterized protein LOC132635215 — protein MEGLVKGMLNVALGNDENDGNNQDRDERSRSTWAQVVSGEQEDDGLNSDHRQGYNREEERYGRNEESRPYMMPQKASPQGYERNEDERQDNFNQSCWNQKEDEGNNDGWETVQKKPAKRHQQVKMDYWDNYKKPLDEQDYSNEVEYGVELEPSEEEVSDLSKACNKLWELDFNRLVPGKDYQIDCGEGKKVYQKDDMAEGCLFSWLSDDVFNKPNYSRFCSLLDNYNPHQGCKENVTPEEKREQTAFIEEISRTAPIQYLHKYLSLKGVVSGDYEEFKRMMTHLWFDLYSRGGSSASSSAFEHVFVGEIKERGEKSVSGFHNWLQFYLEEAKGNVDYQGYIFPRRRGEIPDSETQLLTIQFEWNGVLKSVSSSLIGVSPEFEVAIYTLCYFVGGEENHVEIGPYPVNIKCYRLGDNIGSAFPVAEC, from the exons ATGGAAGGACTAGTAAAGGGCATGTTGAATGTGGCTTTGGGCAATGATGAAAATGATGGAAACAATCAAGATCGTGATGAACGGTCAAGATCCACTTGGGCGCAA GTGGTGTCTGGGGAGCAGGAAGATGATGGACTTAACAGTGATCATAGACAGGGATATAATAGAGAG GAAGAGAGATATGGGAGAAATGAGGAGTCAAGGCCTTACATGATGCCCCAAAAG GCTTCACCTCAGGGGTACGAAAGAAATGAAGATGAGCGGCAAGATAATTTCAACCAAAGCTGTTGGAATCAAAAG GAGGACGAGGGAAACAATGACGGCTGGGAGACAGTCCAGAAAAAGCCTGCTAAACGGCACCAACAG GTAAAAATGGATTACTGGGACAATTACAAAAAGCCCCTTGATGAGCAAGATTACTCCAACGAGGTTGAATATGGAGTTGAGCTGGAACCCTCCGAAGAAGAGGTTTCAGATTTATCAAAAGCTTGCAACAAGCTCTGGGAGCTTGATTTTAACCGCTTAGTTCCAGGAAAGGATTACCAGATTGATTGTGGTGAAGGAAAGAAGGTGTACCAAAAGGATGACATGGCAGAAGGATGTTTATTTTCCTGGCTGAGTGACGACGTATTTAACAAGCCTAATTATTCTCGATTCTGTTCCCTTTTAGATAATTATAATCCACATCAGGGATGTAAGGAGAATGTAACACCTGAAGAAAAGCGCGAACAAACAGCATTCATTGAAGAGATCAGTAGAACTGCACCAATTCAATATCTGCACAAGTATCTGTCATTGAAAGGCGTAGTTTCAGGTGATTATGAAGAATTTAAGAGAATGATGACACATCTCTGGTTCGACCTTTATAGTCGAGGTGGTTCATCTGCAAGCTCTTCAGCTTTTGAACATGTTTTTGTTGGAGAGATAAAGGAGCGCGGGGAGAAATCAGTCTCTGGATTTCACAACTGGCTTCAG TTCTATTTAGAGGAAGCTAAGGGCAATGTTGACTATCAAGGATATATTTTCCCCCGAAGGCGTGGAGAGATT CCTGACTCAGAAACTCAACTACTCACTATACAGTTTGAATGGAACGGCGTCCTAAAATCTGTGTCTAGCAGTTTGATTGGAGTTAGCCCCGAATTTGAAGTTGCCATTTACACACTCTGTTACTTTGTTGGAGGTGAAGAAAACCATGTCGAGATTGGTCCATATCCTGTTAATATCAAATGCTATCGATTGGGAGATAACATTGGCTCTGCTTTCCCTGTTGCTGAGTGTTGA